In Halobacteriovorax sp. JY17, the DNA window AGAAATAGCTTGAAGCATTCATAAAATCTAAAATTCTTTTGTTAGTAATCTAAGTATCGGTTTTTTATTCATTATTTTAATTAAAGTTTATAGCTCACCACTAACATTTAAAAATGAGCACTAGAATTACTTATGTGGCTTAGTTTCTATCTACAATCGTAAAGTAATCTAAGTCTGTAATTCTCAAAGTTTCTATATCCGTAGGCCTTCCTCTGAATGAGCTTAGCTTTACGATTATACCCCTCGGTCTTCGCATTAGTTATTCCGGTCTTGAAATAATTTAATATTTCAATTCGCCACTTAACTAAAGTTCTACGAAGGGATTGAACTGCTTTTCTTCCTGAATGAGCCATTTCATCAGTTAGCTTTGTAAGCGCCTTCTTAGCCCGTTTAAAGCCTCTTATATTGTAAATTGAAAGCATTCTCTCTTTAAATTTATATATCTCTTCAAGCTCTGGGAAAAGCCCATTAATATGTTTAACAATTGATCTTTGAGAAAAACTTAAACGGTCATCTCTTGTTAAATATAATCTTCTCATTGGACTTGTTTTAGATTTTAAGAAAATAGGATGTTTCATTGTTTCAATACGAATTTTATTAAGAGCGTGATTAAACAATTTGATAACATGAAATTTATCACTAGTAATTTTAGCGTTAGGGAAATGAGACTTTACAAATTTTTGATAAGTTGAAGACATATCAATAACAACATTTTTAACATTCTCACGACCTTTAATATCGATAGCCCTCGATGACATTAAACTATCAAAGGACCTTCCTAGAGTGACTTCTCGAACTCTGTTGTTGTTAAAATCTACAAACACAGTAGCAAACTCTTTGTAATGAGTTTTAGTATTTCTAATAAAACTATGTTCATCAATTCCAATAGTCTTGGGCCATTCATAATTCATTTTCTTTGCTTCTAGCGAGAGCTGTTCGTAGAATGCTTTATAGACTAGCCATGATGAACATCTAAGTTTTGTGGTGACTCTTTTGAGGTCTGTGAAGTTTGAAGCGCACCACCTGATGTGAGATCTAAATCTTTGAGTGGAGCGAAAACCTTTTCTTATTCCAGGAACAGGTTCCCTGAATACAGCATTACAATTTTGACATCTAAATCTTCTTTTTCTAATTCTCAGGTAAACAATTTTGTCGCGAATAGGGACGTCTTTAATGTGAACGTAGACTTGATCATGAATTTTAGTGGTCTTTGTTGCGCACTTTGGACAGACTTCAAATTTAGAAAATTTGTAGGCGTCAAATTGAATAATATGATTTGTGAGGTTTCTTTTGTTAGTAAATTTAAGTTCTGGAAGTGAAAATAGTTTGTTAATCTGTGACTCGAGCATCGAGTATTCTCCTTGTAAAAAGCTTTGTGGTAAAAGAATTTTATCAGATTTGAATACTCGTGCTTATCTTGATCGTTTTGGTCTTGATTCAGCGCCATCCACTGTTAACCGAGAAGACCCCTTTCAGAGACGGTATTATCTCAATGTGCAAACTTTATAATCCATAGGATTCAAAACGAAAGAGATATGAAATACATTCAAGCTATATTGCCTTATTTTTCAGATGATTTTACAAATAAAATAAAGCAGTCTAGCCCAGGGGAGGCACTTGTTTTTGGTAACTGTGTCTCTATGCCTTTGCATTTAAAAATTCATAAATCAAACCCAAGTCCAAATAGTGAAAACTGCAATATTCCAGTAGAATGGTTTACAAAAGCAGTAAATGAAAAAGAAACAAGGGAATAAAATCGACTAAAAATTCAGATTGGAGAAACGCTCATATTTCAGAGGATTTAAAAGAAGTCCTTTTGAAATTGAGAAAGCTTCATCCAAATGCTGAAAGAGTCCTTCCCAGACCTGGGGGATGGAACGATGGAAATGCAGCAAAGATTCTTAGGGCATTCCTAGTGAGGATTGGAATTGATAAATACGTCACTTTCCACACTCTAAGAGCTTGCTTTACAACCCATGTTCTAGCATCAGGAGCAGAACCAACACAGGTTATGAAAATGGGAGGCTGGGCCGATTTTAAAACCTTTCAAATCTACGTCCGAATGGCGGGTGTAGATGTGAAGGGCGAAACATACATGTTTCGCTGACGACTTCAAAGTGACGCCTAAATTTGGTTCGCTTGATAATGTTATCAGACTTAAAAAATAGAGCTAAATGAGGGGGAAACCCCTCATTTTAGCCATTTAGGTCACTTTATGGCATATTAAGTTGTTTAAATTACTATAAGATTGAAAAAATATCACAATTGTGATACTTTTAATGGGAGGCGTATGAATACGCTTGAAAAGGAAGTCGAAGGACTTCTATTTTTAGATAAGCTAATAGCTGTTGTAGAGCATGGCGAAGTGGACTACTGGGAAGACCGAAAAAATCCTCCCAATCTTTCAATAGATGAGTTTCACCAAGTCCTCTACAGAATGGACGAAGCTGCTAACTTTAAGTGGATTGATCGAGACAGCACCAATGGGCCACATGGCACAACTGGTGAGGACAAATGCTTTAAGTTTAATTGTGAAGTTCAGTTTGGTGGAATTTTTGAGATTGAGACAAAATTCTACTTTGTGAAGGGTTACTTTTTCGACAAAGGCGATTTGAAGGGAGTAACAATTCAAAGCTTTAGGCAAGAGGTTTAAAATGGAAACAACTGTTAATAAAGAATTTTTAGGCAACACCTTTTCTTATACTACTGAGGTAGACAGAGAAGGAAACGCTTTATGGACTCAAAAAATTGATAGCGAGTTTTCAAAATGGCTTCATCAATTAAAAGATGAAAACAGAGAGCTTTTTAAAGTTCAATATTCTCTTTCATCCAATGCCTACGATGTTCTAGCAAAGTTAAAAGAAAGAATTGGTGTCTATGATGACTCTCTCATTATTAGAGCGATTACCATAACCTTTATCAATTTCATTGATACTAGAAAAGGTAGAGTTATTATCAAGAAACTCGATTCTTATAAAGGTTCTGGCGATCTTGACCTTCTTAAAGATGGTGAAAATCTTAAAAAGAATTTGTACTTTTCACCTGTGGGAATGCGTGATGTTGAAGCCTATTCAAATCTTACTGGATTGAAAAAAGGGCAAGTCATCAAAAATGCCCTTTACTCAGTTCTTTTAATTTCAATCAACGAAGATGAAGAAATTAAGAAGTTTTGGGAAAACGAGATCATTGAGAAATTAACAAATATCGTTAAGGCAGCCTAAAATGAAAAAGTTTGATGTTCGATCATTAGAACCTATTAAGGTGAAAAAGGGAAAGACCTTTCAAAATGATCGAGACGTCATTCAAATAAAAATTTCACTTAGAGACTCATCGCCCTTAATTTGGAGAAGACTCCAAGTTCCAGCGACTCAGCCCCTTAGAGGACTTCATCGAATCATTCAGGCTTCATTTTCATGGAAAAGCACTCATCTCTATGTTTTTAATGTTGAAGGTATTGAGTATGGTGATCCTGAGTTAGATGCTGGTGAAATGGGCTGGTATAATGATCAGACCAAACGCCTTTCTCAAATAGCCAAAACGACAGATTGCTTCACTTATACTTATGACTTCGGTGATGACTGGGTTCATGAAATTGAAATCGAAGAATTCTTAAATTCTAAGAAAGGTGTCAAATATCCAATTTGCATTGATGGTGAAGAGGACTCCCCGTTAGATGATGTCGGTGGAATTCATGGCCACTACAATATGCTTGAGGCACTCAATGATCCTAATCATCCTGAGCATGAAGACTTCTCTGAATGGGCCGGAGATTTTTATCACTACCACAAATTCGATATTTCAGCGATCAATGAGTATCGCTTGGAAAGACGAAAAACCTTAACAAAACGATAAGCTTGGAAAAAACAATCTATGATTTACACACCAAAACATTTCTCATCTGACAAAAACGAACGAATTATTGACTTAATTGAAAAATATTCTTTTGGAACGGTAATTTCATGTAAAGATGATGATGTTAAACACGTTACGAAAATTCCATTTTTGTTGAAGAGTCACAATAATGAATATTTTATGGAAGGTCATATGGCCAAGGCTAATCCTCATTTAAATTTTATTAGAAATAATTGCAAATTGATTATAATATTTGATGGACCTCATGATTATATTTCTCCTACTTGGTATCTAGATCCATCTATAAGTGTACCTACTTGGAACTTTTCAACCGTAATCGCTGATGGAAATGCTTTCATTTTTGAAAATAAAGAGAGGCTTAAAGAGTCAGTTATCGAGCTATCAAGAAAATATGAAAAAGATAGTTCATGGGAAAATAGACTAGATCAAGAATATTTTACAAATCTATCAAATGCCATTGAAGGGATAGAAGTACGTATTGAGACATTTCACTCTAAGTTTAAACTTAGTCAAAACCAAAATAAAGAAAATCAGAATAGTGTAATTTCTAAATTAGCT includes these proteins:
- a CDS encoding ISL3 family transposase; amino-acid sequence: MLESQINKLFSLPELKFTNKRNLTNHIIQFDAYKFSKFEVCPKCATKTTKIHDQVYVHIKDVPIRDKIVYLRIRKRRFRCQNCNAVFREPVPGIRKGFRSTQRFRSHIRWCASNFTDLKRVTTKLRCSSWLVYKAFYEQLSLEAKKMNYEWPKTIGIDEHSFIRNTKTHYKEFATVFVDFNNNRVREVTLGRSFDSLMSSRAIDIKGRENVKNVVIDMSSTYQKFVKSHFPNAKITSDKFHVIKLFNHALNKIRIETMKHPIFLKSKTSPMRRLYLTRDDRLSFSQRSIVKHINGLFPELEEIYKFKERMLSIYNIRGFKRAKKALTKLTDEMAHSGRKAVQSLRRTLVKWRIEILNYFKTGITNAKTEGYNRKAKLIQRKAYGYRNFENYRLRLLYDCR
- a CDS encoding tyrosine-type recombinase/integrase, encoding MSEDLKEVLLKLRKLHPNAERVLPRPGGWNDGNAAKILRAFLVRIGIDKYVTFHTLRACFTTHVLASGAEPTQVMKMGGWADFKTFQIYVRMAGVDVKGETYMFR
- a CDS encoding plasmid pRiA4b ORF-3 family protein translates to MKKFDVRSLEPIKVKKGKTFQNDRDVIQIKISLRDSSPLIWRRLQVPATQPLRGLHRIIQASFSWKSTHLYVFNVEGIEYGDPELDAGEMGWYNDQTKRLSQIAKTTDCFTYTYDFGDDWVHEIEIEEFLNSKKGVKYPICIDGEEDSPLDDVGGIHGHYNMLEALNDPNHPEHEDFSEWAGDFYHYHKFDISAINEYRLERRKTLTKR
- a CDS encoding FMN-binding negative transcriptional regulator, with the protein product MIYTPKHFSSDKNERIIDLIEKYSFGTVISCKDDDVKHVTKIPFLLKSHNNEYFMEGHMAKANPHLNFIRNNCKLIIIFDGPHDYISPTWYLDPSISVPTWNFSTVIADGNAFIFENKERLKESVIELSRKYEKDSSWENRLDQEYFTNLSNAIEGIEVRIETFHSKFKLSQNQNKENQNSVISKLANHNLELSNLMKSFR